The Chryseobacterium indicum genome includes a window with the following:
- a CDS encoding HEPN domain-containing protein yields the protein MSTKLQWLVPCYFDVDENADADEEIILDITNDVKHILTLEISEKKIEYGHNYGLKTFVSDEVEKVLIKILPKFRTGLVNSDRIQEYIMENLGKIYLYFNVDEDYKKWHYTSGIVIIETHLTRKTKIPSRDQIKTMNSIPHGFLQSYHQYNALQKEISFLFLSALHLTYPTTSFMGLNSTFNGGIIHFFSGKRHFYENLKTDVFMHHVLITQSRVENLKSNLSGIAKVWNCNLWSLKRYLIAVESHVDDMDKLLDLVYALEGLFEKNTSSDFIKLFCIIHLSKNKNEARKLKAILDSVFKIRNEIAHGGFHYRGYEHIKVNGKEILSQDLYWEMKVIVSTLIIMGINRILQNKDIRNLNFKIDDLYDRIYTS from the coding sequence ATGAGTACAAAATTACAATGGCTTGTTCCGTGCTACTTTGATGTCGATGAAAATGCTGATGCTGATGAAGAAATTATCCTTGATATTACAAATGATGTAAAGCATATTCTTACTTTAGAGATTTCAGAAAAGAAAATTGAATATGGACATAATTATGGACTTAAAACTTTTGTCTCTGATGAAGTTGAAAAGGTTTTGATTAAAATCTTACCAAAGTTTAGGACTGGTTTAGTAAACAGTGATCGTATTCAAGAATATATTATGGAGAATCTTGGGAAAATATATTTGTACTTTAATGTTGATGAGGACTACAAAAAGTGGCATTACACAAGTGGCATTGTTATTATTGAGACTCATCTTACCAGAAAAACCAAAATTCCTTCTAGAGACCAAATCAAAACGATGAACTCAATACCCCATGGTTTTTTGCAGAGTTATCACCAATATAATGCTTTGCAGAAGGAAATATCATTTTTGTTTTTATCAGCATTGCATTTAACTTACCCTACAACCTCTTTTATGGGATTAAATAGTACTTTCAATGGAGGGATTATTCATTTTTTTTCAGGAAAAAGACACTTTTATGAAAATCTCAAAACAGATGTTTTTATGCATCATGTTTTAATTACACAATCACGAGTTGAAAATCTAAAATCTAACTTATCAGGGATAGCAAAAGTTTGGAATTGTAATTTGTGGTCATTGAAAAGATATTTAATCGCAGTGGAGTCTCATGTTGATGATATGGATAAACTTCTAGATTTAGTATATGCTTTAGAGGGATTGTTTGAAAAAAATACATCATCTGATTTTATAAAATTATTTTGTATCATACACTTGAGTAAAAATAAAAATGAGGCTAGAAAATTGAAGGCTATTTTAGACTCGGTGTTTAAAATTAGAAATGAAATTGCGCATGGAGGATTTCATTATCGAGGATATGAACATATTAAAGTCAATGGAAAAGAAATCCTTTCTCAAGATCTTTATTGGGAGATGAAAGTGATCGTATCAACCTTAATAATTATGGGAATTAACAGAATATTGCAAAATAAAGATATCCGAAATTTGAACTTTAAAATTGATGATCTTTATGATAGGATTTACACTTCTTGA
- a CDS encoding helix-turn-helix transcriptional regulator — MDYDLILKKLDRIEKFVVGLKEILNLEELSEYTGFTKSTIYKLVHQSLIPYSKPNGKVLFFERKKIDLWLLQNSYKSLFEIKEDAITYTDKNRSHL; from the coding sequence ATGGATTATGATCTTATCTTAAAGAAATTAGACCGTATAGAGAAGTTTGTAGTGGGTTTAAAAGAAATTTTAAACTTAGAGGAGCTTTCAGAATATACCGGTTTTACCAAATCTACGATTTACAAATTAGTTCATCAATCATTAATCCCCTACTCTAAACCCAATGGGAAAGTTTTATTTTTTGAAAGGAAAAAAATAGATCTGTGGCTTTTGCAAAATAGTTACAAGTCACTATTCGAAATAAAAGAAGACGCAATTACTTACACTGATAAAAATAGGTCACACTTATAA
- a CDS encoding DUF3853 family protein — MKKKFVWQMTGEEFLFLINETRNNTIRKDAIPKHVRKKIDNQYVYGLKGIAKLFGCSVSSAMRLKKSGKINDALVQEGRKIIVDA; from the coding sequence TTGAAAAAGAAATTCGTATGGCAGATGACAGGAGAGGAGTTTCTATTCCTGATAAATGAAACTAGGAATAACACTATAAGAAAGGATGCCATTCCAAAACATGTAAGAAAAAAAATTGACAATCAATATGTTTATGGACTTAAAGGTATAGCCAAATTATTTGGTTGTAGTGTTTCCTCAGCTATGAGATTAAAGAAAAGTGGGAAAATTAATGATGCGCTTGTTCAGGAGGGACGAAAAATAATAGTAGACGCATAA
- a CDS encoding toprim domain-containing protein, which produces MNCEQIKQSVSIRVVLESYGLFPVKENKRTAFYFALDREEKTASLSVDFIKNTAFDFGTGKSYDIISIVQTKNKCDVSTALEYLSKFDFSNSTNDNIEASEELEYTILKIVDICHPALLDYLKSRKVLGCKDLVKEIHYRIKGRYYFGLAFHNNSGGIEVRNKYSKICLGPKDISLIKSTNEHNSELAVFEGFFDYLSYRTIEKEISSSDIDYLVLNSTSMLFHAEEIIREYKKISLFLDNDISGKITGEKILQINKNVENCSLFYQDYKDLNSWLIR; this is translated from the coding sequence ATGAATTGTGAACAGATAAAACAAAGCGTCAGCATTAGGGTCGTACTTGAATCATATGGTCTTTTTCCTGTAAAGGAAAATAAAAGGACAGCATTTTACTTTGCTTTAGACAGAGAAGAAAAAACAGCAAGCCTCTCTGTGGATTTTATTAAGAACACAGCTTTTGATTTTGGAACCGGAAAAAGTTATGACATAATATCAATAGTTCAGACGAAAAATAAATGTGATGTTTCAACTGCATTGGAATATTTGAGCAAGTTTGATTTTTCCAATTCAACAAATGATAATATTGAAGCATCTGAGGAGTTGGAATATACAATTTTGAAAATAGTTGATATCTGCCATCCGGCATTGTTGGATTATTTAAAATCAAGAAAAGTCTTGGGCTGCAAGGACTTGGTAAAAGAAATCCATTACAGAATAAAAGGAAGATATTATTTTGGTCTTGCATTTCATAATAATTCCGGAGGTATTGAGGTTCGTAATAAATATTCTAAAATTTGCTTAGGACCAAAAGATATCAGCCTAATTAAATCGACGAATGAGCATAATTCTGAATTGGCTGTATTTGAAGGTTTTTTTGATTATCTCTCTTATAGAACGATTGAAAAAGAAATTTCATCTTCGGATATAGATTATTTGGTACTTAATTCAACATCGATGCTTTTCCATGCTGAAGAAATTATAAGAGAATATAAGAAAATATCGCTGTTCCTTGACAACGATATTTCTGGAAAAATCACAGGAGAGAAGATACTTCAAATAAATAAAAATGTTGAAAATTGTTCTTTATTTTACCAGGATTATAAGGACTTGAACAGTTGGCTTATTAGATAA
- a CDS encoding IS1182 family transposase: MGFRHYNQNQLVLFPHTFEDLISSEHPVRIVNDVLEKINISKLLSAYRKEGNPSYHPVMMLKVMVFAYMENIYSSRKIEKAMRENVLFMWLSNMNIADHNTIARFRSQKLQSAFKDIFTQVVLLLAEEGVITLKQVYTDGTKIEAQANRYTFVWGKSIQTNKEKMLQQLEELWTYAQSIASDEDTDPQPPEFKEISKEKIRQTVENINQKLSGKTTSDKGKTKAKAKLNYIKNNFEKNLEKYELQEEILKERGSYSKTDTDATFMRMKEDHMKNGQLKPAYNAQISTENQFILNYTLHQNPTDTTTLVSHLDNFKESYGQEVFSAIESLTADAGYGSEENYQLLEELKIEAFVKYNTFDKEQDEHYQNKHKTFSKEHLHYNREQDFYVCPMGQKMEKTHESTTKTKNGFIQKQSHYQAKNCSGCPLRSRCHQSKENRSIERNHNLERHKELARKRLKSEEGIQKRKKRCCDVEPVFAHLKHNHHFKRFILKSIKKVEIEFGLHALAHNLRKKVA, translated from the coding sequence ATGGGATTTAGGCATTACAATCAAAATCAGTTGGTTTTGTTTCCTCATACTTTTGAGGATTTAATTTCATCGGAACATCCTGTCCGCATCGTCAATGATGTCTTAGAGAAGATTAATATTTCCAAATTATTAAGCGCTTACCGTAAAGAAGGCAATCCGAGTTACCATCCGGTAATGATGCTTAAGGTGATGGTTTTTGCATATATGGAAAACATTTATTCGTCAAGAAAAATAGAAAAGGCGATGCGTGAAAATGTTCTTTTTATGTGGCTTTCCAATATGAATATTGCTGATCATAACACTATTGCAAGATTCAGAAGTCAGAAATTGCAGTCCGCTTTCAAGGATATTTTTACCCAGGTGGTTTTGCTTTTGGCAGAAGAAGGAGTGATTACTTTAAAGCAAGTCTACACGGACGGTACAAAGATAGAAGCACAAGCCAACCGTTATACTTTTGTTTGGGGAAAATCCATCCAAACCAATAAAGAAAAAATGCTTCAACAACTTGAAGAACTTTGGACTTATGCCCAAAGCATCGCTTCGGATGAAGATACAGATCCGCAGCCGCCGGAATTTAAAGAAATCAGTAAAGAAAAAATCCGGCAGACCGTTGAAAATATTAATCAAAAACTAAGCGGAAAAACTACTTCGGACAAAGGAAAAACCAAAGCAAAAGCGAAGCTGAATTATATCAAAAACAACTTTGAGAAAAACCTTGAAAAGTATGAGCTGCAGGAGGAAATTTTGAAAGAAAGAGGCTCTTACAGCAAGACCGATACGGATGCGACCTTTATGAGAATGAAGGAAGATCATATGAAGAACGGACAGCTCAAACCCGCTTACAATGCGCAGATTTCTACAGAGAATCAGTTTATTCTTAATTACACGCTTCATCAAAATCCCACGGATACAACGACTTTAGTGTCGCATTTAGATAATTTTAAAGAAAGTTATGGACAAGAAGTCTTCTCTGCAATAGAATCACTCACCGCAGATGCGGGTTACGGGAGTGAAGAAAATTATCAATTGTTAGAAGAACTTAAGATAGAAGCTTTCGTAAAGTACAATACCTTTGATAAAGAACAGGATGAGCATTATCAAAACAAGCACAAAACCTTTAGCAAAGAGCATTTACATTACAATCGGGAACAGGATTTTTACGTTTGTCCGATGGGACAAAAAATGGAGAAAACCCATGAAAGTACCACCAAAACGAAAAATGGTTTTATACAAAAACAATCGCATTACCAAGCCAAAAACTGTAGTGGTTGCCCGTTGAGAAGCAGGTGCCATCAGTCCAAAGAAAACCGCAGTATAGAAAGGAATCACAATCTGGAACGCCACAAAGAACTCGCCCGAAAACGACTGAAAAGCGAAGAAGGAATACAAAAACGTAAAAAAAGATGCTGCGATGTGGAACCTGTGTTTGCACATCTGAAACACAATCACCATTTTAAACGATTTATACTCAAATCCATCAAAAAAGTAGAAATCGAGTTCGGATTACATGCTTTAGCACATAATTTAAGAAAGAAAGTGGCGTAA
- a CDS encoding nucleotidyl transferase AbiEii/AbiGii toxin family protein — MGGTSLSLQIGHRLSVDIDLFSDSTYGSIDFQEIDAYLRETFSFVEAFSDLAPALGKSYSIGTDRQNVVKVDLYYTDPFIQPLILVDNNIRLATIEEIIAMKIDVVQRGGRKKDFWDIHTVLDNYSIRRMLELHELRYPYDHDEELIIKNLTNFKLADEDFDPVCLHGKYWDFIKDDFVTTVSKHKKL; from the coding sequence GTGGGCGGAACATCTTTAAGTCTCCAAATTGGACATCGATTATCGGTCGATATAGATTTGTTTAGCGATTCGACCTATGGCAGCATTGATTTTCAGGAAATTGACGCTTATTTAAGAGAAACATTTTCTTTTGTAGAAGCTTTCTCTGATTTAGCACCAGCATTGGGAAAATCATATTCAATAGGAACAGATAGGCAAAATGTCGTAAAAGTCGATTTGTACTATACTGACCCTTTCATCCAACCTCTTATCTTAGTTGATAATAATATAAGATTAGCGACTATCGAAGAAATTATTGCTATGAAAATCGATGTTGTTCAGAGAGGTGGGCGGAAAAAAGATTTTTGGGATATACATACAGTTCTAGACAATTACAGTATCCGACGAATGCTCGAACTCCACGAGTTACGCTATCCTTATGACCACGACGAAGAACTAATTATCAAAAATCTCACAAATTTTAAGCTTGCAGATGAAGACTTTGACCCTGTTTGTCTACACGGAAAATATTGGGACTTTATAAAAGATGATTTTGTAACTACTGTTTCAAAGCATAAAAAATTGTAA
- a CDS encoding helix-turn-helix transcriptional regulator — protein MKSNLLKYKGIHPGIILDRELKKRSIKERPFALSIGEHPQTLNKITAGKRNITVGLALKIERTLKLAEGTISLLQTYHNIEKEKKKKIQSPDMSIIRNIIFWDTDVKQIDWQKQSRAVIERIFEKGNDDEKEEITRFYGSAKVNNIISTTERKPMRIQSKSK, from the coding sequence ATGAAATCGAACTTATTGAAATATAAGGGGATTCACCCAGGAATTATACTTGATAGAGAACTTAAGAAACGTTCTATCAAGGAGCGTCCTTTTGCTCTATCGATAGGTGAGCATCCACAGACATTAAACAAGATTACTGCAGGTAAAAGAAATATCACCGTCGGGCTTGCACTTAAGATTGAAAGAACACTAAAATTAGCAGAGGGGACGATATCATTACTTCAAACATATCACAACATAGAAAAGGAGAAAAAGAAGAAAATTCAATCTCCAGATATGTCTATAATTAGAAATATTATATTTTGGGATACTGATGTTAAGCAAATAGACTGGCAGAAACAATCCAGGGCCGTAATAGAAAGAATTTTCGAAAAGGGGAATGATGATGAAAAGGAGGAGATCACTAGGTTTTATGGTAGCGCAAAAGTTAATAATATTATATCGACCACCGAAAGAAAGCCGATGAGAATACAATCTAAATCTAAATAG
- a CDS encoding single-stranded DNA-binding protein — protein MNIVGRITEDAEVNALANDRKVVNFSVAINDSFKNKQGDRVEQTTFYNCSYWISAKVATILTKGTLVELTGKPSASAWIGKDWEIRSELNFLTSIIKVHGGGNKVEINSTSSSDAKPKTARALLEDKDDDLPF, from the coding sequence ATGAACATCGTAGGCAGAATTACAGAGGATGCAGAAGTTAACGCATTAGCAAATGACAGAAAAGTTGTCAATTTTTCAGTAGCTATTAATGATAGCTTTAAGAATAAACAAGGAGACAGAGTAGAACAAACCACTTTTTATAACTGCTCTTATTGGATTAGTGCAAAGGTAGCTACTATTCTCACGAAAGGTACTTTAGTGGAACTGACGGGAAAACCTAGTGCCAGTGCTTGGATTGGAAAAGATTGGGAGATTCGTTCAGAACTTAATTTTCTAACATCAATTATCAAGGTTCACGGTGGAGGAAATAAAGTTGAGATTAACTCAACTTCAAGTAGTGATGCCAAACCTAAAACAGCACGTGCTTTACTTGAAGATAAAGATGATGATTTACCATTTTAA
- a CDS encoding PRTRC system protein E codes for MQTNFFRQIAKLSLTDDLQLILRPTENNCFVLSILLNNEQCGDEARRLISPLNLRGTAEELDNGFFETVGQPLQTVSGLMVNMESFMKQVEQAKKNSAMEKEKADMGIY; via the coding sequence ATGCAAACTAATTTTTTTAGACAGATTGCCAAACTTAGTCTGACAGATGATTTACAGTTAATTCTTCGGCCGACAGAAAATAATTGCTTTGTTCTATCCATATTGCTCAATAATGAGCAATGTGGAGACGAAGCAAGAAGGTTAATATCACCTCTTAATTTGAGAGGTACAGCGGAAGAGTTAGATAATGGTTTTTTTGAAACAGTAGGACAGCCTTTGCAGACAGTATCGGGATTGATGGTCAATATGGAAAGCTTTATGAAGCAAGTAGAGCAAGCGAAAAAGAACTCTGCGATGGAAAAGGAGAAAGCCGATATGGGGATTTATTAA
- a CDS encoding SMEK domain-containing protein gives MNREILIKEIIEELSILRYKIESLAELNLYDANVIYEYHIKEILNILYDWKLINSNQNNRNSPAIDLEDVKNSIAVQVTSTSKKVKIQDTLSKFFSNNLDSSFRTLFVFILGNKQKSYSSFKIKDEFTFDPEIHILDLSDIKKRIAFLPTAKVEKIRNILKDDKVKSITASSSTRNNYKKIQATRNMIVKNLVWKSGTIEDATISYYDPSHSIISDDLIIRSIDDRKYPNFDEDHTNEVPSWYKVFSYRIEEYYIEVAYMGVSEIVLNNKDEWNYLARRPEESISKDLKVIKTGIIQRIPFENIVDIEMANDAPIIYVEYKDGKPFTEELPYIRGYYSNEKECQETIYFELEKQNLNL, from the coding sequence GTGAACAGAGAAATTTTAATAAAAGAAATCATTGAAGAACTAAGTATACTTAGATATAAAATAGAATCATTGGCTGAATTAAATCTTTACGATGCTAATGTCATATATGAATATCACATTAAGGAAATTCTTAATATCCTCTACGACTGGAAATTGATTAATTCAAATCAAAATAACAGAAATAGCCCAGCAATAGATTTGGAGGATGTTAAGAACTCTATTGCAGTTCAGGTAACTTCTACAAGTAAAAAAGTTAAAATTCAAGATACATTAAGTAAGTTTTTCAGCAACAATTTAGATTCATCATTCAGAACACTATTTGTATTTATACTAGGAAATAAACAGAAAAGCTATTCCAGCTTTAAAATAAAAGACGAATTCACTTTCGATCCTGAAATTCATATTCTTGACTTATCGGACATTAAAAAAAGAATTGCTTTCTTACCTACTGCTAAAGTTGAAAAAATCAGAAATATTCTTAAAGACGATAAGGTAAAATCAATAACAGCCAGCAGCAGCACTAGAAACAACTACAAAAAGATTCAAGCTACTCGAAATATGATTGTAAAAAATCTTGTATGGAAATCAGGTACAATAGAGGATGCTACAATAAGCTATTATGACCCTTCACATAGCATCATTTCTGATGACTTGATTATTCGATCCATAGATGATAGAAAATATCCAAATTTTGATGAAGATCATACGAATGAAGTTCCGAGCTGGTACAAAGTATTCTCTTATAGAATTGAAGAGTATTATATAGAGGTCGCCTATATGGGTGTTAGTGAAATTGTACTTAATAATAAAGACGAATGGAATTATCTTGCCAGACGACCTGAAGAATCCATTTCAAAAGACTTAAAAGTTATTAAAACGGGGATAATTCAAAGAATTCCGTTTGAAAATATTGTCGACATTGAAATGGCAAATGATGCTCCAATTATCTATGTCGAATACAAAGACGGGAAACCTTTCACTGAAGAACTACCATACATAAGAGGATATTACAGTAATGAAAAGGAGTGTCAGGAAACAATTTATTTTGAGCTTGAAAAGCAAAACTTAAATCTATAA
- a CDS encoding phospholipase D-like domain-containing protein: MTKAYFSDIRSRIIEQISNSKEEILICVAWFTSWEILGKLIDKAETGCIIKIIVNDHYDNRRLNFSEFIRKDGFIKILSSETGRFLHDKFAIFDNKTLITGSYNWTYAAEFYNHEYIVITDESVMIKQFSVRFRNHEKSVIDFEIEKLKKISVIESESNEGDFSRLENELLKELIESVELSIKAGAKINRNIILDILHRYGAIGASRKLVREGADLIQSGLQKMFHINRLDLTIENIILKEKYRRLFDDDTIQKASEKLKKLGYTF, translated from the coding sequence ATGACAAAAGCGTATTTTTCAGATATCAGAAGTAGAATTATCGAGCAAATCAGTAATTCTAAAGAGGAAATATTAATATGTGTTGCCTGGTTTACAAGCTGGGAAATTTTAGGAAAACTTATTGACAAAGCGGAAACAGGCTGCATTATTAAAATAATAGTGAATGACCACTATGACAATAGAAGATTGAACTTCTCAGAATTTATCCGGAAGGATGGATTTATAAAAATCCTGTCAAGTGAAACAGGCCGATTCTTACACGATAAATTTGCAATATTTGACAATAAAACATTGATAACAGGTTCTTACAACTGGACTTACGCCGCTGAATTCTACAATCACGAATATATAGTAATAACAGATGAAAGCGTGATGATTAAGCAATTCTCAGTAAGATTTAGAAATCACGAAAAGTCTGTTATTGATTTCGAAATTGAAAAATTAAAAAAAATTTCAGTTATTGAATCTGAATCTAATGAGGGAGACTTTAGCAGATTAGAAAATGAACTGCTAAAAGAGCTAATAGAATCAGTAGAACTTTCCATAAAAGCAGGTGCCAAAATAAATAGAAATATAATCTTAGATATTCTGCATCGTTATGGTGCGATTGGCGCTTCCAGAAAATTAGTTCGAGAAGGTGCAGATCTTATTCAATCAGGGTTACAGAAAATGTTTCATATTAACAGACTCGACCTCACGATAGAGAATATTATTCTGAAAGAGAAATACAGAAGACTTTTTGATGATGATACTATACAAAAAGCCAGTGAAAAACTAAAAAAATTAGGATATACATTTTAA